In the genome of Nitrosopumilus sp., the window TGAAAACAATAAAAGGTGATGTTCCTAGTTGGGATAATGCACTAATTCATAATGCATTACCAAATCACGAATTCCCTACAACTAACAATGTACATGCAGTAGCAACATTCACTCATCTTAAAGGACAAGAAATCATTGACTTTCCAATCTATGATCAAGGTACGGTTCTGACTCGTTCAAATCCTACCTTCACGCTAACAGGAATTGTGACAGATACTCCTTTGTTATATTCAGCAGTTGATATTAATCAAAAACTCAAAGGACTTACTGGTACTCACCAAATTGTGGATGTATTCGAAGTTGATGTTGATTTGATGAAAGATGATGAAGTGATTAGAGGCTTCAATTATGTTGATTGTAGAGTAACTGACTATGTTGTAGAATCTCAACGTGATAAAGAAGAAAGTTACTTCAAGGGATTTGCACTTTCAAATACTATTAATTTTGAATGTCAAGGATACCATCCAAACAACCCTGTATATGACGCAATGTTCAAAGTAGACAAAGCAAACACCCCAAGCTCAAAAGATCTCAGCAACACCCAAAAGTGGCGTCCTGATTTCACTGCTAATTAGAGCATTTTTTCTTTTCTTTTCTTTTTATTATTTACGATCAGCATCGTATATGCTGTTTGATTTTTAATAATACCTTGGTTTTTATTTCCGCAAAAATTTTTTCAAACATTCAATGGACATATTACAATTAATTCAATCAAACCTGCTTACTCCGATAATCTTGTTTTTCTTGTTTGGAATAATTGCAGCCAGAATAAAATCTGACTTGAAAATTCCTGAAGCCATATCTGAATTTTTACCCATCTATCTTCTTGCAGCAATTGGACTTCATGGTGGAATAGAAATGAGAAATACTGGATTTGAAAATATGTTGATTCCAATGTTTGCAGCAATTGGACTGTCTTTGTTGTTTACACTAAATCACTATCAAATTTTACGAAGACTAGGAAAGTTCAATCTTTTTGATTCATATGCATTAGCATCTACATATGGTGCTGTAGGTGCAGTACATTTTTCTGTTGGTTTATCCTTTTTGAAAAATCAAGGAGTCGCTTCGGAAGGATATATTGCAGCAATTCTTGCAGTACTAGAACCTCTTGCCTTCATTTTAGCAATATTTATGACAAATATGGCAGTTTCAAAACAGATCAAAGCAAAAAAACAATCTTTTGCAGATGATGGCTCTTCAGATATAGATGTTGGTTTAAACCAAACAAAGACAAAACTCTCAAAAGTATTACATGAATCTATAACTGGTAAAGCAATTGTAATTCTTCTTGGCAGCATTGTGATTGGTTACATTATTGGTGAAGATGGTTTTGAATCAATCAAGATTGTATTTGATGATATGTTTACTGGGGCAATAGTGATTTTCATGATTGAAATGGGTATTATTGCTGGCCAGAGACTCGATGATATCAAAAAAGTAGGTATTTTTCTTACTGCATTTGCCATCATCATACCTGTATTCAATGGAACAATTGGTGTTTTAGTTTCAACTGCGCTCGGATTAAGCATAGGGGGAGCAGTCATGTTTGGATTGCTGATGGCTAGTGCTTCTTTTATTGCCGCACCTGCAGTTTTACGACATGCAATTCCTCAAGCAAAACCCAGCCTATACATTACATCTGCCTTGGGGATAACCTTTCCATTTAACATCATTGTCACGTTACCCATCTTGTTTACAATATCTACACTTGTTCATACTGGAGAAGGAACGATAGACTTATTCCATTACATTACTGAGGGGTTCTTGTGAAACTGTATAATGTTAAACTGCTTACCATAACTTGTGAGATTTTAGCACAAGAAAACATCATTGATATTCTCAAAAAACATGAGATCACTGGATATACAACATATGAAGTTGATGGGAATGGTGCACGTGGAATCCGCGGACAAGGTCTCAAAAATGAAAAAAATGTCAAAGTGGAAGTAATTATGCGCGAGGAAAAACTTCAAGATGTCGTTGAAGAAATTTCAAGAACATTATTTGCAAATTTTGCAATTGTTCTCTATGTTAGTGATGTCGGTATTGTACGAATTGAAAAATTTTAACAACAATTGTCATCTGAACATAAAACTGGAATTTTTTTACTTGTTTTAGTCACTGTAGAAATCAATTCTGATAGTTGGTTATTTGAAATTGCATACATTGCTTTTTTACCCTCGTCTCTTGATTTGACAATCCCGCATTTTTTCAATGTTTTTAGATGATGAGATACTAGCGGCTGATCTTTTTCTAATTTTTCTACAAAATCATTGACACACAATTCTTTATTTTTTTGCAACAATTCTAAAATCTCAAAACGTGTCTCATCACAAATGCATTTTAAAAGACTAACACCATTCATATCAATTTAGATTTATATAAACTGATATTTATGTGATATTGTAGAAATGACTGATAATGTTCTATTTGTATGCGTAGAAAATGCTGGCAGAAGCCAAATGGCTGAGGCTTTTTTTAGAAAATTTGCTCCAAAACATTTCGTTGTTTCTAGTGCGGGCACAACCCCTTCCCAACAACTTAATCCTACTGTTGTTCAAGTTATGAAAGAAATCGGAATTGATTTGATTAATCAACAACCCAAATTATTGTCCAACTCTATGATTGAAAATTCATCTAAAACCATTAACATGGGATGTATGGACAAAGAATCTTGCCCTACATTATTTGTAAGGGATGTTTTAGATTGGAATATTTCTGATCCTAAAGAAAAATCTATTGAAGAAGTCAGAATAATTCGAGATAAAATAAAATCTGAAGTTCTCAATCTGATCAAAACTCTTGAGGGATAAATTAATGACCTATTCAAACTTGCAAATTTTTACAGTAGAGTTAATTGGGACATTCATTCTTGTACTTTTTGCAACTGGCTCAATAGTATATGATGTTAAAGTTTTTGATGGACAATTAGGGATTCCATTTGCTGCTCTGGCCCCCTTTGTTGCATTGTTAATTGGTGTTTATTCTTTTGGAAAAATATCTCTTGCACATTTTAATCCTGCAGTGACTATTGGATACTATATCACAGGTCATATATCAAAAATACAAATTGTATATTATTTTGCAGCTGAAATAATTGGCGCATTATTAGGTTCACTTTTTGTTTTAACATTTATTGGAGATCAAGCTAATCTTGGAGCAAATACCCCCAACCTTGATTTTTCATTATTTGTAATTTTTCCTGTTGAAGTTTTAGCATCTGCACTGCTCATGGGAGTCATTTTTTATGTTGTTTACACAAAAGGATTGAGAGGATTTAGTGGAATTGCAATTGGAGGAATAGTTGGATTAGATATTATGTTCTTGGCTTTCATTTCGGGCGCTTCAATGAATCCTGCTAGAGCTCTTGCTCCTGCATTATTGTCTGGAACCTTTGAAAATCTCTGGCTTTATTGGACTGCCCCTTATGTTGGAACCATGATTGTTGCATTTCTATTTAGAAAGAAATTCCAAGCACAAAGAGCAGCAAATTACGAATAATAATGACCCAAAATACCCCTGAATAGTGTCTGAATCAAAAAAATTATTCAATTCTGCTAAAAAGGTTATTCCATCAGGAGTCAATAGCCCTGTAAGGTATTTTGAACCCTATCCTTTCTTTACGAAAAAAGCAAATGGTGCATACATTTGGGATGCTGACAATAAGCGCTACATTGATTTTTGCAATGGTTATGGGGCTCTCCTTTTAGGACACCGACGAAAAGAAATTGTTAATTCTGTTTCACAGCAATTATCAAAAGGCACTCTTTATTGTACTCCTACTGAATCTGAAATTGAACTTTCTAAATTAATCATTGGAAATTTCCCATCTGTTGACAAAGTAAGATTGATGAATACTGGTGGAGAAGCTACGATGACTGCAATTAGACTAGCTCGTGGTTTTACAAAAAAGAAAAAAATTATAAAATTTGAGGGCTGTTATCATGGAGCACATGATTCTGTCCTAGTCAAAGCAGGCTCTGGTTCTGCACATAATGGTATTTCAGTATCTGATGGTGGATTAGATGAGGTATCAAAAAACACCCTTGTTGTAGAATATAACAATATTGAAGATTTAGAAAAAACTATTAGAAAAAATAAAGACATAGCAGGAGTAATTGTAGAACCAATACTTGCAAACATGGGTTTGATTTTACCTGAAAAGAATTTTCTTTCTGATTTAAGAAAAATCACTAAAGAAAACAGTATTCCGTTGATTTTTGATGAAGTGGTAACTGGATTCAGAGTATCTCCTGGTGGAGCTCAAGAACATTTTGGAATAAAACCTGATATTACAACAATGGCAAAAGCACTTAGTAACGGATTTACCATTTCTGCAGTAGGTGGAAGAAAAGAAATAATGGATTTGCTTTCTCCTGGTGGCAAAGTTTACCAGGCAAGTACTTTTGCTGGCAATCCGATTTCTGTTAGTGCCGCAATTAGTTCAATTAAAACAATAAACAAAATTAAAAACAAACTCTATTCCAAACTTGAAAGATTCAATCTCTTGTTTTCAACTGCTTTAGATGACATGGCTACTGATATGAACATCCCTCACCAAATCAATTTTACAGCCTCTATGTTTCAGATTTTCTTTACAAACAAACCTGTTGTTGATTATCAAACCTCAAAGAATGCAAATGCAAAGAAATTCCAAAAACTATTCCAAACTTTATTGAAAAAAGGGATTTTCATCGCTCCTTCTCAATTCGAGGTTGTTTTTCTTTCTGATGCTCACACTGAAACTGATCTTAACAAAACACTTGATGCATACCATTTGGCGTTGAAATCGGTGAAAAATTGAAATATTTAGTTGGAGCCAGAGGAAGCCAATTATCTATTGCACAGACTAATTGGGTGATTTCAGAATTAAAAAAAATAAATCCTGAATGTGAATATGAAATAAAACCAATCACTACCAAAGGTGATACAGATACACGACCATTGTTTACAATAGACCAAAAAGGAATTTTTGAAAAAGAAATTGATAGAGCTGTTGCTCAAAAAGAAGTTGATTTTGCAGTTCATAGTTTGAAAGATGTTCCATCTGAATTGGATGAAAATCTGATATTGGCATCAATTCCAAAACGAGAAGCTGTAAATGATGTGTTTATTTCTTCAGATGGTTCCACACTGGATGATATTAAAAAAGGCTCAGTTATTGGAACTAGCTCTCTAAGAAGAGCAGTTCAAGTTTCTAGACAAAGACCTGATTTGATTGTAAAACCTATTCGAGGCAACATTGAAACTAGAATTAAAAAAGCATCTGGAGAAAACTATGACGCAATTGTTCTTGCACAAGCTGGAATTTCCAGATTGGGAATTAATGTAAGGTATACATCATTATCTGTTGAATCTTTTTCTCCTTCTCCTGGACAGGGCGCAATTGCAATTGTTGCTAGAGCAGATGATGTTAATACAATTTCAATGTTAAAAAAAATTGAAGATGTCAATTCACGTTTAGAAATAGAGGCTGAACGTTCTCTTTCAGATTATGTTGACTCTGGATGCAGGTTTCCATTAGGTGCATATGCTAAATCACATGGTTCAGATATGACTCTGACTGTATCTGCTTTTTCTGTAGATGGAAAACAATCTATTCAGGTAAACAAAACTGGACCAAAAGAAAACCCTAAATCTTTGGGACAGAGTGTTGGAGAAGAATTAAGAACAAAAGGAGTAAATGATCTTGCATTAAATTGGAGAGAAAAAGTGGAGGAGTGGAATAAAAAATGACTGGAAAAGTGTATCTTGTTGGTGCAGGTCCTGGAGACAGTAAGTTAATTACATTACGTGCAGTTGAATTACTTGAAAAAGCTGATGTTGTTTTGTATGATAGACTAGTTAGCAAAAAAATTATTTCTATGATTCCAAAAAAAGCAGAAAAAGTCTATGTTGGACGTGCTGTTGGTGATGACACAACTCATCAGAACACAACAAATGATCTAATGGTAAAATATGCAAAATCTAAAAAGAATATAGTTAGACTAAAGGGAGGTGATCCCATAATCTTCGGACGCGGTGGTGAAGAAGCGGAATTTCTAAAAGAAAATAAAGTAAAATATGAAATTGTTCCCGGTATTACTTCTGGAATAGGCTCTGCAACCTATGCTGGGATTCCTTTAACTCATAGAAAACATGCTTCATCTGTAGTTTTTGTTACTGGTCATGAAGATCCAGAAAAGAAAAAAGAGATTGTAAAATGGAAAAATCTTGCAAAATCAGTTGATACTATAGTAATAATGATGGGACTTTCTAGGATAGATGTAATTTGTAAACAACTCATTACAGGTGGAATGGATAAAAAAACTCCTGTTGCTGTAATACAAAATGGTACTACTCCAAAACAAAAAATGATCAAAGGAACCGTCACAAATATTGCAAAAAAAATCAAAGAAAATAAAATCACTCCGCCAACAAATATCATTATTGGCAATGTTGTGGATTTATCAGAAACTATTGGGTGGAAGTAATGTTGGAAGGAAAAACTATAGCAATTACCAGATCAAAAGATGATTCTTCAGAATTCGTTTCTCTTGCTGAAGAAAACAAAGTAATTCCAATTTCATTGCCTACCATTGAGCTTGTAAGCAAAGGAGAAAAAATAGTTGATGAATTCTTAGAGTCTGTTGCCAAATACAATCCTGATTATTCTGTTTTTATGAGTTCAAAAGCTGTAAAATTATTATTTGATACTGCAAAAAATGTTGGAAAATTAGAACAACTACAGTTGGCAGTTGCAAATACTATGGTGATGTCTGTAGGTCCTAAAACAACCATTGCACTTGAATCTGAAGGAATCAAAGTAAATCACCAACCTGATACCTATTCCTCTGTAGGTGTTGGAGAAGAATTTACAAAAATTCATGCAGTTGGAAAAAAAGTAATTGTTCCACGCAGCGGTGCTTCTACTCCATTTCTAAAAGAACTATTAAACAAAATTGGTATTGACGTGCTGGAGATTCATCTTTATGATGTATGTGCATTTAGAGATACTTCTCAATGGAATGGTTTTCGTCAATTATTTTCCCAGAACAAAGTAGATGGTGTTGTTTTTACTAGTGCTTCATCTGTAAGAGGTTTCTTTGAGATCATGTCTAAAGATTATGAAATGAATGATTTGTTAGATCATCTAGGAAAACTATCTGTAGTATCAATTGGGCCATTTACTTCTGATGAACTAAAAAAATTCAAAGTCAAAAACACTGTTGCCGAAGTTCATACTGTTGCTGGTGCATTTGACGAGATGAAAAATACGTTAACTGCTTAGTACAAAATTTAGCTGAAGCTATTTAGCTATGCCTATTTTTCCTCATGTATTTATAATATAACGGGGTTATTTTGAGCATGACCTCTGAAAATCTAGATATGGATTATTCAAAATATGATTTTAAAGACTCTACAGAAATGTATGTCCACCTTAGCAAGAAAGGCCTGTCTAAGGAAACTGTGATTAGTATCAGTAAAATGAAAAACGAACCACAATGGATGCTTGATTTCAGATTACGTTCTTATGAAATTTTCATGCAAAAACCAATGCCTACTTGGGGAGGTGATCTCAGTGTAATTGATTTTCAAAATATTTACTATTATGCAAAAGCATCTGACAAAGTTGAAAAGAATTGGGATGATGTTCCAGAAAATGTAAAAAATACTTTTGACAAACTTGGTATTCCAGAAGCAGAAAAGAAATTTTTAGCCGGTGTAGGTGCACAATATGAATCTGAAGTAGTATATCATAGTCTTAGAGAAGACTTGGCAAAACAAGGTGTTCTCTTTTTGGATACTGATGCAGCACTCCATGAACATCCTGAGATTTTCAAAAAATATTTTGGTAAAATTATTCCTCCTGAAGATAACAAATTTGCAGCATTAAATAGTGCAGTTTGGAGTGGTGGCTCTTTCATCTATGTTCCACCAAATGTGAAAGTTGACATGCCTTTACAAGCATACTTTAGAATTAACGCTGAAAACATTGGTCAATTTGAAAGAACATTGATTATTGTTGATGAAGGTGCAGAAGTACATTATATTGAAGGTTGTACTGCCCCTGTCTATTCTTCAGAATCTTTACACTCTGCAGTTGTAGAATTAGTGGCACACAAAGATGCAAAATTAAGATACACTACAATTCAAAATTGGAGTAATGATGTATACAATCTTGTTACCAAACGTGCTTATGCATATGAAGGTGCAACAGTAGAATGGATTGATGGAAACATTGGAAGTAAATTAACCATGAAATATCCTGGAGTATATCTTATGGGTGAAAGGGCATATGGTGAAACATTATCAATTGCTTTTGCAGGTAAGGGCCAACACCAAGATACGGGTGCAAAAATGGTTCATCTTGCACCAAACACTACTTCTAAAGTTACATCAAAATCTGTTAGTAGATTGGATGGACGCTCAACTTATAGAGGAATGCTAAATGTGGCAAAAGGTGCTACTGGTGTAAAATCAACTGTAAGATGTGATGCATTACTATTAGATGATACCTCTAAAACTGATACCTATCCATACATGGAGATTAATCAGGAAGACGCAACAATCACTCATGAAGCAACTGTTGGAAAAATTGGAGATGATCAAATTTTCTATTTAATGAGCAGAGGATTTAGTGAAGAAGAAGCATTATCTTTAATTGTTAATGGATTTATGGAACCATTCACAAAAGAATTACCAATGGAATATGCTGTTGAATTAAACAGACTCATCAAATTAGAGATGGA includes:
- a CDS encoding sodium-dependent bicarbonate transport family permease, with protein sequence MDILQLIQSNLLTPIILFFLFGIIAARIKSDLKIPEAISEFLPIYLLAAIGLHGGIEMRNTGFENMLIPMFAAIGLSLLFTLNHYQILRRLGKFNLFDSYALASTYGAVGAVHFSVGLSFLKNQGVASEGYIAAILAVLEPLAFILAIFMTNMAVSKQIKAKKQSFADDGSSDIDVGLNQTKTKLSKVLHESITGKAIVILLGSIVIGYIIGEDGFESIKIVFDDMFTGAIVIFMIEMGIIAGQRLDDIKKVGIFLTAFAIIIPVFNGTIGVLVSTALGLSIGGAVMFGLLMASASFIAAPAVLRHAIPQAKPSLYITSALGITFPFNIIVTLPILFTISTLVHTGEGTIDLFHYITEGFL
- a CDS encoding DUF3240 family protein, yielding MKLYNVKLLTITCEILAQENIIDILKKHEITGYTTYEVDGNGARGIRGQGLKNEKNVKVEVIMREEKLQDVVEEISRTLFANFAIVLYVSDVGIVRIEKF
- a CDS encoding metalloregulator ArsR/SmtB family transcription factor is translated as MNGVSLLKCICDETRFEILELLQKNKELCVNDFVEKLEKDQPLVSHHLKTLKKCGIVKSRDEGKKAMYAISNNQLSELISTVTKTSKKIPVLCSDDNCC
- a CDS encoding arsenate reductase ArsC; the protein is MTDNVLFVCVENAGRSQMAEAFFRKFAPKHFVVSSAGTTPSQQLNPTVVQVMKEIGIDLINQQPKLLSNSMIENSSKTINMGCMDKESCPTLFVRDVLDWNISDPKEKSIEEVRIIRDKIKSEVLNLIKTLEG
- a CDS encoding aquaporin translates to MTYSNLQIFTVELIGTFILVLFATGSIVYDVKVFDGQLGIPFAALAPFVALLIGVYSFGKISLAHFNPAVTIGYYITGHISKIQIVYYFAAEIIGALLGSLFVLTFIGDQANLGANTPNLDFSLFVIFPVEVLASALLMGVIFYVVYTKGLRGFSGIAIGGIVGLDIMFLAFISGASMNPARALAPALLSGTFENLWLYWTAPYVGTMIVAFLFRKKFQAQRAANYE
- the hemL gene encoding glutamate-1-semialdehyde 2,1-aminomutase codes for the protein MSESKKLFNSAKKVIPSGVNSPVRYFEPYPFFTKKANGAYIWDADNKRYIDFCNGYGALLLGHRRKEIVNSVSQQLSKGTLYCTPTESEIELSKLIIGNFPSVDKVRLMNTGGEATMTAIRLARGFTKKKKIIKFEGCYHGAHDSVLVKAGSGSAHNGISVSDGGLDEVSKNTLVVEYNNIEDLEKTIRKNKDIAGVIVEPILANMGLILPEKNFLSDLRKITKENSIPLIFDEVVTGFRVSPGGAQEHFGIKPDITTMAKALSNGFTISAVGGRKEIMDLLSPGGKVYQASTFAGNPISVSAAISSIKTINKIKNKLYSKLERFNLLFSTALDDMATDMNIPHQINFTASMFQIFFTNKPVVDYQTSKNANAKKFQKLFQTLLKKGIFIAPSQFEVVFLSDAHTETDLNKTLDAYHLALKSVKN
- the hemC gene encoding hydroxymethylbilane synthase, with product MKYLVGARGSQLSIAQTNWVISELKKINPECEYEIKPITTKGDTDTRPLFTIDQKGIFEKEIDRAVAQKEVDFAVHSLKDVPSELDENLILASIPKREAVNDVFISSDGSTLDDIKKGSVIGTSSLRRAVQVSRQRPDLIVKPIRGNIETRIKKASGENYDAIVLAQAGISRLGINVRYTSLSVESFSPSPGQGAIAIVARADDVNTISMLKKIEDVNSRLEIEAERSLSDYVDSGCRFPLGAYAKSHGSDMTLTVSAFSVDGKQSIQVNKTGPKENPKSLGQSVGEELRTKGVNDLALNWREKVEEWNKK
- the cobA gene encoding uroporphyrinogen-III C-methyltransferase; translated protein: MTGKVYLVGAGPGDSKLITLRAVELLEKADVVLYDRLVSKKIISMIPKKAEKVYVGRAVGDDTTHQNTTNDLMVKYAKSKKNIVRLKGGDPIIFGRGGEEAEFLKENKVKYEIVPGITSGIGSATYAGIPLTHRKHASSVVFVTGHEDPEKKKEIVKWKNLAKSVDTIVIMMGLSRIDVICKQLITGGMDKKTPVAVIQNGTTPKQKMIKGTVTNIAKKIKENKITPPTNIIIGNVVDLSETIGWK
- a CDS encoding uroporphyrinogen-III synthase, with the protein product MLEGKTIAITRSKDDSSEFVSLAEENKVIPISLPTIELVSKGEKIVDEFLESVAKYNPDYSVFMSSKAVKLLFDTAKNVGKLEQLQLAVANTMVMSVGPKTTIALESEGIKVNHQPDTYSSVGVGEEFTKIHAVGKKVIVPRSGASTPFLKELLNKIGIDVLEIHLYDVCAFRDTSQWNGFRQLFSQNKVDGVVFTSASSVRGFFEIMSKDYEMNDLLDHLGKLSVVSIGPFTSDELKKFKVKNTVAEVHTVAGAFDEMKNTLTA
- the sufB gene encoding Fe-S cluster assembly protein SufB, which encodes MTSENLDMDYSKYDFKDSTEMYVHLSKKGLSKETVISISKMKNEPQWMLDFRLRSYEIFMQKPMPTWGGDLSVIDFQNIYYYAKASDKVEKNWDDVPENVKNTFDKLGIPEAEKKFLAGVGAQYESEVVYHSLREDLAKQGVLFLDTDAALHEHPEIFKKYFGKIIPPEDNKFAALNSAVWSGGSFIYVPPNVKVDMPLQAYFRINAENIGQFERTLIIVDEGAEVHYIEGCTAPVYSSESLHSAVVELVAHKDAKLRYTTIQNWSNDVYNLVTKRAYAYEGATVEWIDGNIGSKLTMKYPGVYLMGERAYGETLSIAFAGKGQHQDTGAKMVHLAPNTTSKVTSKSVSRLDGRSTYRGMLNVAKGATGVKSTVRCDALLLDDTSKTDTYPYMEINQEDATITHEATVGKIGDDQIFYLMSRGFSEEEALSLIVNGFMEPFTKELPMEYAVELNRLIKLEMDDSVG